A genomic window from Caldicellulosiruptor kronotskyensis 2002 includes:
- a CDS encoding FliH/SctL family protein produces the protein MSNVIRNNQVLIQNPVETNYKVLLEKLIKAKAEIEHYERRLKEQEEEFEKQKNRAEVLQKEAEEVLQKAKEEAQRIVDEANVRAQLILQQAQEDGYREGLEKGLLDAQKEYEKMLEDIEIQKAMILKERENILKDLETKVLFLVPQILEKVLEREIKDKSFLQQYIKNAILQLSIRNNLTLRVSEEDFEYVNSKLDEILRGIDGIDKVDVKVDKALRSGDVVVETPYGFVETGVKMRLEKIQEIVLSLIGD, from the coding sequence TTGTCTAATGTTATCAGAAATAACCAGGTACTGATTCAAAATCCAGTTGAAACAAACTACAAAGTGCTTCTTGAAAAGCTTATAAAGGCAAAGGCTGAGATTGAGCACTATGAAAGAAGATTAAAAGAGCAGGAAGAAGAGTTTGAAAAGCAAAAAAATAGAGCCGAGGTTCTTCAAAAAGAAGCTGAAGAGGTTTTACAAAAAGCGAAGGAAGAAGCACAGAGAATAGTAGATGAAGCAAATGTTCGCGCACAGCTAATTTTGCAGCAGGCACAGGAAGATGGTTACAGAGAAGGGCTTGAAAAGGGTTTACTTGATGCTCAAAAAGAGTATGAAAAGATGCTTGAGGATATAGAAATTCAAAAGGCAATGATATTAAAAGAAAGAGAGAATATACTCAAAGACCTTGAGACCAAGGTTTTGTTCCTTGTACCTCAAATTTTAGAAAAGGTATTGGAAAGGGAGATAAAAGATAAAAGCTTTTTACAGCAGTATATTAAAAATGCTATTTTACAACTTTCTATTCGAAACAATTTAACTTTAAGAGTTAGCGAGGAAGATTTTGAGTACGTAAATAGTAAACTTGATGAGATTTTACGGGGGATTGACGGGATTGACAAAGTAGATGTGAAAGTTGACAAAGCCTTGAGAAGCGGTGATGTAGTGGTTGAAACTCCATACGGTTTTGTCGAAACAGGTGTAAAGATGAGACTTGAAAAGATACAGGAAATAGTTTTATCTTTGATTGGTGATTGA
- the fliG gene encoding flagellar motor switch protein FliG, with amino-acid sequence MAKSNISGKQKAAMLLIALGPERSAKIFKHLKEEEIEELTLEIANIRTVSPEQKQAILEEFYNLCLAQEYIAEGGIDYAKEVLEKALGPEKAREVIEKLTVSLQVRPFDFIRKADASQILNFIQNEHPQTIALVISYLKPQQAAQVLASLPQEKQADVARRIALMDRTSPDVIREVEKVLEKKLSSVVMQDYTVVGGIQAIVDILNAVDRGTEKRILEALELEDVELVEEIRKRMFVFEDIVKLDNRSIQRILREVENNTLAIALKGTTEEVRKVIFSNMSKRMAEMIQEDMEYMGPVRIRDVEEAQQKIVNIIRKLEDAGEIVISRGGGDEIIV; translated from the coding sequence ATGGCAAAAAGTAATATTTCAGGAAAGCAAAAGGCAGCTATGCTATTAATTGCGCTTGGACCTGAGAGGTCAGCAAAGATTTTTAAGCACTTAAAAGAAGAAGAGATTGAAGAACTGACATTAGAGATAGCCAATATAAGGACAGTATCGCCTGAGCAAAAACAGGCCATCTTAGAAGAATTTTATAACCTTTGTCTTGCGCAGGAATATATTGCCGAAGGTGGAATTGACTACGCAAAAGAGGTTTTAGAAAAGGCACTTGGTCCTGAAAAGGCAAGAGAGGTTATAGAGAAACTTACAGTATCGCTGCAGGTAAGACCTTTTGACTTTATAAGAAAAGCTGATGCATCACAGATACTCAACTTTATTCAAAACGAACATCCGCAGACAATAGCACTTGTCATTTCGTATTTAAAGCCTCAACAGGCTGCTCAGGTGTTGGCATCTCTGCCTCAGGAAAAACAGGCTGATGTTGCGCGAAGGATTGCGCTTATGGACAGAACCTCGCCTGATGTAATACGCGAGGTTGAAAAGGTGCTTGAAAAAAAACTTTCATCTGTTGTAATGCAGGATTATACAGTTGTTGGTGGTATTCAGGCTATTGTTGACATATTGAATGCTGTTGACAGAGGCACAGAAAAGAGGATTTTGGAAGCTTTAGAACTTGAAGATGTTGAGCTTGTTGAAGAGATTAGAAAACGTATGTTTGTATTCGAAGACATTGTTAAACTTGACAACAGGTCTATCCAGAGGATTTTGCGAGAGGTTGAGAACAATACATTGGCAATTGCACTAAAAGGCACGACTGAAGAGGTTCGAAAGGTTATCTTTAGTAATATGTCAAAACGTATGGCAGAGATGATTCAAGAAGATATGGAGTATATGGGACCTGTTAGAATACGTGATGTTGAAGAAGCTCAGCAGAAGATTGTCAATATTATAAGAAAACTTGAAGATGCCGGCGAGATTGTAATTTCTCGTGGTGGGGGAGATGAGATAATTGTCTAA
- a CDS encoding MotE family protein — MAETKLVEDLTVENMPKKKEKKKRKGLLVFLVIFLILAGASFATVHFNLFGAKTALDGILKKTPFAKSANKTQTVDMQKVYEKQIADLQKQKEALQSKLSLLEKQNADLQKRIEDLTMKITDLTSKQQDIQNRTKYFASLLQNMDSKKAAKIVENLLDTNSQMANDVLSAIPSETASEILSNIAPEKTIKLLGISNSNQKTNSEDISILTNIYKNIDPKVAASIFENMMSDNTKYTLVVRILKSLDTKTSSQIISNMSAENAAKVTSSLSAFR, encoded by the coding sequence GTGGCAGAAACTAAACTTGTTGAGGATTTGACAGTTGAAAATATGCCAAAAAAGAAAGAGAAGAAAAAGAGAAAGGGTTTATTAGTATTCTTGGTAATTTTTCTAATTCTTGCTGGAGCGTCATTTGCCACAGTGCATTTTAATCTTTTTGGTGCAAAGACTGCTTTAGATGGGATTTTAAAGAAGACTCCTTTTGCAAAAAGTGCAAATAAGACACAGACTGTGGATATGCAAAAGGTTTATGAAAAGCAGATTGCTGACCTTCAAAAACAGAAAGAGGCTCTGCAATCAAAACTTTCTTTGCTGGAAAAACAAAATGCTGATTTGCAAAAGAGAATAGAAGATTTGACGATGAAAATAACAGATCTTACTTCAAAGCAGCAAGATATTCAAAACAGGACAAAATATTTTGCAAGTTTGCTTCAAAATATGGACTCAAAAAAAGCTGCAAAGATAGTTGAGAACTTGTTAGACACAAATAGTCAGATGGCAAATGATGTGCTTTCAGCTATACCGTCTGAGACTGCATCGGAGATACTATCAAATATTGCACCTGAGAAGACGATAAAATTATTAGGGATTTCAAACTCAAATCAAAAGACAAATTCTGAAGATATCTCTATTTTGACAAACATCTATAAAAACATTGACCCGAAAGTTGCAGCGTCAATATTTGAAAATATGATGAGTGATAATACAAAATATACATTAGTGGTTAGAATATTAAAGTCACTTGATACAAAGACATCTTCGCAGATAATTAGTAATATGAGCGCTGAAAATGCTGCAAAGGTTACGTCCAGCCTTTCAGCATTTAGATAA
- the fliE gene encoding flagellar hook-basal body complex protein FliE, producing the protein MVGNINFDSITKAFEKQFSSINTNSASTQNSQVSFVDFLYKALEGVDGLQKEADYQNRLFLLGLSTNPQDAIVASEKASIALQLTLQIRNKILDAYNEIMRMQV; encoded by the coding sequence ATGGTGGGGAACATAAACTTTGATAGCATTACAAAAGCTTTTGAAAAGCAGTTTTCGAGCATAAATACAAACAGCGCAAGTACTCAAAATTCCCAGGTTTCGTTTGTTGATTTTCTTTACAAAGCGTTAGAAGGCGTGGATGGGCTTCAAAAAGAAGCAGATTATCAAAATAGGCTTTTTTTGCTGGGGCTTTCTACAAATCCGCAGGATGCAATAGTAGCCTCTGAAAAAGCTTCAATAGCATTGCAGCTTACCTTGCAGATTCGAAACAAGATTTTGGATGCATACAATGAGATTATGCGTATGCAGGTGTAA
- the fliI gene encoding flagellar protein export ATPase FliI, whose translation MIEKLKSKIENANFYQFTGFVNQVIGLTIESQGPAVSIGTLCRIKAAKTETLAEVVGFKENKVLLMPYSDLVGVFPGCKVIAQDSMFEVKVGKELLGRILDGLGQPIDGKGEIKSKIKYPVENRAPNPLERPRIDTIMPLGIKAIDTLLTIGKGQRVGIFAGSGVGKSTLLGMIARNAKADVNVLALIGERGRELKEFLEKDLKEEGLKRSVVVVATSDESALKRVKAAYVAMAIAEYFRDQGLDVLFLMDSLTRFAMAQREIGLAIGEPPVSRGYTPSVFSIMPKLLERAGKNQKGSITALFTVLVDGDDFNEPITDTARGILDGHIVLSRAIANKNHYPAIDVLASISRVMNDIVEPFHRDLANETKRVLAVYREAEDLINIGAYTKGSNPEIDRAIELVPRINQFLRQDVDERFEFEEEIDMLKAIIS comes from the coding sequence ATGATTGAAAAACTAAAATCAAAGATTGAAAATGCAAACTTTTACCAGTTCACAGGGTTTGTTAATCAGGTTATAGGTCTTACAATAGAATCACAGGGTCCGGCTGTTAGTATAGGGACTCTGTGCCGCATAAAAGCTGCAAAGACAGAGACCTTGGCAGAGGTTGTAGGGTTTAAAGAAAATAAAGTGCTTTTGATGCCGTACTCTGACCTTGTAGGTGTTTTTCCTGGCTGCAAGGTGATTGCACAGGACAGCATGTTTGAGGTGAAGGTGGGAAAAGAACTTTTGGGAAGAATCCTTGACGGTTTGGGTCAACCAATCGATGGCAAAGGCGAGATAAAATCTAAGATAAAGTACCCTGTTGAAAACAGGGCGCCAAACCCCCTTGAAAGACCCAGAATAGACACCATAATGCCCCTTGGGATAAAGGCAATAGATACTCTTTTGACAATTGGCAAGGGACAGAGAGTTGGGATATTTGCAGGAAGCGGTGTTGGCAAAAGTACCCTTCTTGGCATGATTGCCCGAAATGCAAAGGCAGACGTCAATGTTCTTGCTTTGATTGGTGAAAGAGGAAGAGAGCTAAAAGAGTTTTTGGAAAAGGATTTGAAAGAAGAAGGGCTTAAAAGGTCTGTTGTAGTAGTTGCAACCTCTGACGAGTCGGCACTCAAAAGAGTTAAGGCAGCATATGTTGCAATGGCAATTGCAGAGTATTTTCGCGACCAAGGACTGGACGTTCTTTTTTTGATGGATTCACTTACAAGGTTTGCAATGGCACAAAGGGAGATTGGGCTTGCAATTGGCGAACCGCCAGTGTCAAGAGGGTATACACCATCTGTGTTTTCTATCATGCCAAAGCTTTTGGAGCGTGCGGGAAAGAACCAGAAAGGATCTATCACAGCTCTTTTCACTGTGCTTGTTGACGGTGACGATTTTAACGAGCCTATTACTGACACAGCAAGGGGTATTTTGGATGGGCACATTGTGCTGTCAAGGGCGATAGCTAATAAAAACCATTATCCAGCAATTGATGTGCTTGCAAGCATTAGCAGGGTGATGAACGATATTGTTGAGCCTTTTCACAGAGATCTTGCGAACGAGACAAAACGAGTTTTAGCTGTGTACAGGGAAGCAGAGGACTTAATAAACATTGGTGCGTATACCAAAGGTTCAAATCCGGAGATTGATAGAGCAATTGAACTTGTGCCACGGATAAACCAGTTTTTAAGACAGGATGTTGACGAGAGGTTTGAGTTTGAAGAGGAGATTGATATGCTAAAAGCTATAATTTCCTAA
- the flgC gene encoding flagellar basal body rod protein FlgC produces MGMFDAINISSSALSAQRVRMDVIAQNIANANTTRTENGQPYRRKVVVFEESKQSFADILSQKIGKDQTSSYGGVRVKAILEDPSPFKKVYDPTHPDADQNGYVNYPNVDIVTEMVNMIEASRSYEANVTALNITKSMITRTFEIGK; encoded by the coding sequence ATGGGAATGTTTGATGCAATAAATATTTCTTCGTCGGCTTTGAGTGCACAGCGTGTTAGAATGGATGTAATTGCCCAAAATATTGCAAACGCTAACACAACAAGAACAGAAAATGGTCAGCCTTACAGAAGAAAAGTTGTGGTTTTTGAAGAAAGTAAGCAGAGTTTTGCTGATATATTAAGTCAGAAGATTGGGAAAGATCAAACATCATCTTATGGTGGTGTGAGAGTAAAGGCTATTTTAGAAGACCCAAGCCCATTTAAGAAGGTATATGACCCTACACACCCAGATGCTGACCAAAACGGTTATGTAAATTATCCAAATGTAGACATTGTCACAGAGATGGTTAATATGATTGAAGCATCGCGTTCGTATGAGGCAAATGTCACTGCTCTTAACATTACAAAGTCGATGATAACAAGAACGTTTGAAATAGGCAAATAA
- the fliJ gene encoding flagellar export protein FliJ has translation MEKFRFDQLLSIKTQFEEIKKSELAKQNQILNEYIEKKLELEENIKKAREDLKSLCLNGFSPQQMKVYSQFLSMLKKRVDVQNQLIYYQQIRVEEKKKEVIESMIEKKKFEKLKERYLINLMNKIKQLENKELDRVVSYKIYKGIGDRSGRN, from the coding sequence ATGGAAAAGTTTAGATTTGACCAGCTTTTGAGTATAAAAACGCAGTTTGAAGAAATAAAAAAGAGTGAGCTTGCCAAGCAAAATCAGATTTTGAATGAATACATTGAAAAAAAACTTGAACTGGAGGAAAATATAAAAAAGGCAAGAGAAGATCTAAAAAGTCTTTGCTTGAATGGTTTTTCGCCCCAGCAGATGAAGGTTTATTCCCAGTTTTTAAGCATGCTAAAAAAAAGAGTAGACGTTCAAAATCAGTTAATTTACTATCAGCAAATAAGAGTTGAAGAGAAGAAAAAAGAGGTAATTGAAAGTATGATAGAAAAGAAAAAGTTCGAAAAGTTAAAAGAAAGGTATTTGATAAACTTAATGAATAAGATAAAACAGCTTGAAAACAAGGAACTTGACAGAGTGGTGTCATACAAAATCTACAAAGGTATAGGTGATAGAAGTGGCAGAAACTAA
- the fliF gene encoding flagellar basal-body MS-ring/collar protein FliF: MPQFLNDYLKNIKEKWSSLSKSQKIMFVVSSSIILLSVIVAIYITTRPHYVTIFSGLDPKEAAEIQNILSDQKIDSKAANGGTTILVRDKDVDRAKMAAAQAGYPKNSSITFEDALKLSSSMTATETDKRRTFIKLKESEIQQALKQMSDYIEDAVVNLSIPEDYTFALKSEAEKPTASVKLTLKKSLSSDQIEGIQRFVAASVEGLLPENVVIIDNKGNYLSDNSSDTTEGLSSKQLQLKIATKNEIEKKIKELLGSYVSSPEDVKVSVNLDMNFDMQKISETKYSPVLEDSGIVVSKKTTKEEAQSTNSSSSGVPGTDTNPTQNAPQYPITSQGGQSTYTKTDETVNYQNNEKKIETIKAPGTINYDKSSIAVVLYRYVTYTQEDFEKSEQAKNMSWAQFKLQNQNNKRSFLTDQKEVETIINLIKSATGIQNVTVEGYEIPTFVDKPQRQIPVDYIYVALAFLLLMVFAASVLIKASRSKSKTVELAGVGPLEISEGKPTAEEILHEAEKRKEPEVEEINVEEFGVSQYEKQIDKLLKEKPEIVAQLLRNWLNEDWE, from the coding sequence TTGCCTCAATTTTTAAATGATTATTTGAAAAATATAAAAGAAAAATGGAGTAGCTTATCCAAATCACAGAAGATAATGTTTGTTGTATCTTCTTCTATAATACTATTATCGGTCATTGTAGCCATTTACATTACAACAAGGCCTCACTATGTCACAATCTTTTCTGGGCTTGACCCGAAAGAAGCAGCAGAGATTCAAAACATTTTAAGCGACCAAAAGATTGATTCAAAAGCTGCAAACGGTGGTACAACTATATTAGTAAGAGATAAAGATGTTGACAGGGCAAAGATGGCGGCAGCTCAAGCAGGATATCCTAAAAATAGCAGTATCACATTTGAAGATGCGTTAAAACTTTCAAGCTCTATGACGGCAACAGAAACCGATAAAAGAAGAACATTTATAAAACTTAAAGAAAGTGAAATTCAACAAGCTCTAAAACAAATGTCAGATTACATAGAGGACGCGGTTGTAAATTTGAGCATACCTGAGGACTACACTTTTGCGCTTAAAAGTGAAGCAGAAAAACCTACTGCAAGTGTAAAGCTCACTTTGAAAAAGAGTTTGAGCTCGGACCAAATAGAGGGTATTCAGAGGTTTGTTGCAGCTTCAGTTGAAGGACTTTTGCCAGAAAATGTAGTGATAATAGACAACAAAGGAAATTATCTTTCAGACAATTCGTCAGATACAACCGAAGGACTTTCAAGCAAGCAGCTTCAACTCAAGATTGCAACTAAAAATGAGATTGAGAAAAAGATAAAAGAGCTTTTAGGAAGCTATGTAAGTTCCCCTGAAGATGTGAAGGTGTCAGTGAATTTAGATATGAATTTTGATATGCAAAAAATAAGCGAAACGAAGTACTCACCTGTTTTAGAAGACAGTGGCATAGTTGTATCAAAAAAAACAACAAAGGAGGAAGCTCAGAGCACAAATTCTTCATCCAGCGGTGTTCCTGGGACTGATACTAATCCCACACAAAATGCACCACAGTATCCTATAACTTCTCAAGGAGGGCAGTCTACATATACAAAGACTGATGAGACTGTGAATTATCAAAATAATGAAAAAAAAATTGAGACTATAAAAGCACCTGGCACTATTAACTATGACAAATCTTCAATAGCAGTTGTGCTGTACAGATACGTTACATATACTCAGGAAGATTTTGAAAAGTCTGAGCAAGCAAAAAATATGAGCTGGGCACAGTTCAAACTCCAGAATCAGAACAATAAAAGGTCATTTTTGACAGACCAGAAAGAAGTGGAAACAATTATAAATCTTATAAAGAGTGCAACAGGTATACAAAACGTTACAGTAGAAGGGTATGAAATTCCAACCTTTGTTGACAAGCCTCAAAGACAAATTCCTGTTGATTACATTTACGTTGCGCTTGCGTTTTTGCTTTTGATGGTGTTTGCGGCAAGCGTCTTAATAAAGGCATCAAGGAGCAAGTCTAAAACTGTGGAACTTGCAGGAGTTGGGCCTTTAGAGATTTCAGAGGGAAAACCCACAGCTGAGGAAATTTTACACGAAGCTGAAAAAAGAAAAGAACCAGAAGTTGAAGAGATAAATGTTGAAGAGTTTGGTGTTAGCCAGTATGAAAAACAGATTGACAAACTCTTAAAAGAAAAACCTGAAATAGTTGCACAACTTCTCAGAAACTGGCTCAACGAAGATTGGGAGTGA
- the flgB gene encoding flagellar basal body rod protein FlgB: MINMFDKIDLYKKALDWAWERNKIISNNIANADTPGYKAKDLNFEAFLQRSLDQEESLELVTTNERHIKESSSNPDNSIEVLDSSLQMRLDQNTVDIEQEMGKLLQNSLYFDGVSLQLSREINKWKTVIKEGR, encoded by the coding sequence ATGATAAATATGTTTGATAAAATTGACCTTTACAAAAAGGCGCTTGACTGGGCGTGGGAGAGAAACAAAATAATATCAAACAACATAGCAAATGCGGATACGCCTGGCTATAAAGCAAAAGATTTGAATTTTGAAGCATTCTTGCAGAGAAGTTTGGACCAAGAAGAAAGTTTAGAACTTGTAACAACCAATGAAAGACATATAAAAGAAAGCAGTAGCAATCCAGACAATTCCATAGAAGTGCTTGACAGCAGTCTGCAGATGAGACTTGACCAGAACACTGTGGACATAGAACAGGAGATGGGGAAACTTTTGCAAAATTCTCTGTATTTTGATGGTGTGTCACTTCAGCTTTCAAGGGAGATAAACAAGTGGAAGACGGTTATCAAGGAAGGAAGGTGA